The genome window TTCACCAAGGGAAAAGGCACCGATCGCATCCGTTTTATCTGGATTGTAGTCGGGAATCAAGTCACAAGACTCAGCTCGAGCCATTTGCAATATGTAAGATCCCTCTAGATTAACAATATCTTGCAGAATTGAATCTGCGGACTTAACGATAATTTTACATTTTTTGTCGGGCTTAACACCGAGTTCAGCACGCATGGCACGAACTTTATTTACGAGTTCAATCAATACGTCTGTTCTGCGAACACCCTTCGATGTCTTCCAATAAGATTCAAGAATATTCAATTTTTCTTGTGCTGATTTAAGGTCTGTGTTCACTTTCTTAAATTGATCAGCATAAGATTCTGGGAATTCCGTAACGCAAAGTGCTTTATCATTAAACAAAGAATAAATCTCCTCTGTTATAAAAGGCATGATTGGATTGAGAAGCCCTAATGATTTCTTGAGAATACTAACCAAAACTTGGCGAGCAACTAAGGCTGAGTCATTCTCAGTCTTGCTGTACATCCTTGGTTTGACCAATTCAATGTACCAATCGCAGAGATCACCCCAGATAAATTCATAGATTACGGAAGCCATTTCAAAGAAGTGATAATTTGAGTATGCTTTTTCGTATCGAGCTAGAGTTAAGTCAAATCGACTCATGATCCATTCGTCATTTGCCTCAAGCTTAGACGGGCTTGGCTCGATAACTTCGAAATCATCCGGAAGATTCATAAGAATAAAACGTGTTGAGTTCCAGATTTTGTTACAGAATGAACGGTAACCATCTAACCGACTCTCGTCGAACAAAATGTCCTTACCTTCGGGAAGAACTGCAGCAAGAAAAAATCGGAAAGAATCTGTTCCGTATTTCGCCATCATATCCAATGGATCAACAACATTGCCCATGGATTTACTAAATTTCTTGCCGTCTTTGTCGCGAACCAATCCATGAATGAGAACCTTATGGAAAGGAACATCACCCATAAACTTAAGCCCCATCATGATCATTCGAGCAACCCAGAAGAAAATAATATCAAAACCTGTAACGAGTATCGAATTCGGATAAAATTTTGCTAGATCAATCGTCTTCTCTGGCCATCCATGAACTGTGAAAGCCCACAAGCCAGATGAGAACCAAGTGTCCAGAACATCCTCATCCTGAGTGATATCCGAAGCAGATACATTCCGTCCAAGCTTTCCAAAAAGTGCAATTGCCTCTTCCATAGATTCGGCAACAACCATAGTTCCATCTGACAGGTAGTAGGCGGGAATTCGATGTCCCCACCACAATTGACGCGAAATACACCAATCGCGAATATTTTCCATCCACTCGAAATAGGTCTTCTCCCACATCTTGGGAATAAATTCTACTTTGCCTGTACGAACAGCATCAATTGCTGGTTTGGCGAGTGGTTCAATTTTCACAAACCAT of Leptospira sp. GIMC2001 contains these proteins:
- a CDS encoding valine--tRNA ligase, coding for MKKEISDRYEPESVERKWRENWEKNPYFEPIEDSSNGNFSITIPPPNVTGFLHIGHALNHTIQDIIIRLERKKGKSTVWVPGMDHAGIATQMVVERELAKEGKKRTDYTREEFIDKVWEWKAHSGGQITNQQRLLGESVDWSRSRFTFDDGLSKAVIKVFRSLYDEGLIYRGARIINWCPVSKTAISDIEVEYKEKQGKLYHIRYPFADPNDTADNKNYIIVATTRPETMLGDVAVCANPEDPRYKSLQGKSLKLPLTDREIPLLYDGFVDQGFGSGLVKITPAHDPNDFEAGQRLGLTPILIMNLDGTMNELCGKYAGLDRFAARKQIVDDLESQGLIEKIENHTHSVGHNQRGGAVIEPILSTQWFVKIEPLAKPAIDAVRTGKVEFIPKMWEKTYFEWMENIRDWCISRQLWWGHRIPAYYLSDGTMVVAESMEEAIALFGKLGRNVSASDITQDEDVLDTWFSSGLWAFTVHGWPEKTIDLAKFYPNSILVTGFDIIFFWVARMIMMGLKFMGDVPFHKVLIHGLVRDKDGKKFSKSMGNVVDPLDMMAKYGTDSFRFFLAAVLPEGKDILFDESRLDGYRSFCNKIWNSTRFILMNLPDDFEVIEPSPSKLEANDEWIMSRFDLTLARYEKAYSNYHFFEMASVIYEFIWGDLCDWYIELVKPRMYSKTENDSALVARQVLVSILKKSLGLLNPIMPFITEEIYSLFNDKALCVTEFPESYADQFKKVNTDLKSAQEKLNILESYWKTSKGVRRTDVLIELVNKVRAMRAELGVKPDKKCKIIVKSADSILQDIVNLEGSYILQMARAESCDLIPDYNPDKTDAIGAFSLGEIALPLSGILDLEKEKIRLEKEVLQLSTEMDKINNKLSNPGFIEKAKPEVIDKEKEKFRILSEKKEIVSKALERLG